A stretch of Candidatus Vicinibacter affinis DNA encodes these proteins:
- a CDS encoding cytidine deaminase, translating to MNNKTININFQQIAKGSQLNDEDLLLLESALLATETSYAPYSNFFVGAAIRLENLTEIIVGSNQENASYPCGICAERTAIHQANIRYPNYIISTMAVVVKNETKHVPSPCGFCRQVMSEQEIRNKNPIKLILGHPNRECYVFQSCSALLPFAFQPEHLNSIL from the coding sequence ATGAACAATAAAACTATTAACATAAATTTCCAACAGATTGCAAAAGGATCACAGCTAAATGATGAAGATTTACTCTTGTTAGAATCTGCACTCTTGGCTACTGAGACCTCCTATGCCCCCTACTCCAACTTTTTCGTTGGTGCAGCCATCCGGTTAGAAAATTTAACGGAAATTATAGTTGGATCAAACCAGGAAAATGCTTCTTATCCATGCGGTATTTGCGCCGAAAGAACTGCAATTCATCAAGCTAACATAAGATATCCGAATTATATAATTTCTACAATGGCCGTAGTCGTGAAAAATGAAACAAAACATGTGCCATCCCCTTGCGGATTTTGCAGACAGGTAATGTCAGAGCAAGAAATCCGGAATAAAAATCCAATAAAATTGATTTTAGGTCACCCTAATAGAGAATGCTATGTTTTCCAAAGCTGCTCCGCACTTTTGCCTTTTGCCTTTCAACCTGAGCATTTAAATTCAATATTATAA
- the prmC gene encoding peptide chain release factor N(5)-glutamine methyltransferase, whose product MQNDSNLEEIQNYILKSDWFKVYNAGFKSIGAEKLPTLEQVINLLKLKFPVQYAINESDFMGLILYVDTSVLIPRPETEELTNWVNQEFRNQSDLKVLDVGCGSGCIAIYLKKRNPDWKVAGLDISSNALKVAKLNASKFNVEIDFILIDFLEVKDFGAQAFDIIVSNPPYISRQESHLMSPQTLAFEPEMALFPKGGDPLIFYRKLAEFGLAHLNPMGKIYCEINEFLARETEEIFKFFGYRSIEIRSDMQGKPRMLRAQIN is encoded by the coding sequence ATGCAAAATGATAGCAATTTGGAGGAAATACAAAATTATATTCTAAAATCGGATTGGTTTAAGGTATATAATGCTGGTTTCAAGTCGATTGGTGCCGAGAAGTTACCAACTTTAGAACAGGTAATTAACTTACTCAAATTAAAATTTCCTGTACAATATGCAATTAATGAATCTGATTTTATGGGTTTGATATTGTATGTTGACACGTCTGTACTCATTCCTCGTCCGGAGACAGAAGAACTGACTAATTGGGTAAATCAGGAATTTAGGAATCAATCAGATTTAAAAGTTTTAGATGTTGGATGCGGTTCAGGATGTATAGCCATTTATTTGAAAAAGAGAAATCCTGATTGGAAAGTGGCTGGTTTAGATATTTCTTCAAATGCATTGAAAGTAGCCAAACTGAATGCATCCAAATTTAATGTGGAGATAGATTTTATTTTGATTGATTTCTTAGAAGTGAAGGATTTTGGAGCCCAAGCTTTTGATATAATTGTCTCCAATCCTCCCTATATCTCAAGGCAGGAATCGCATTTAATGTCACCACAAACGCTTGCTTTTGAGCCAGAAATGGCCCTTTTCCCTAAAGGGGGTGATCCACTGATCTTTTATAGAAAATTAGCTGAATTTGGACTTGCACATCTAAATCCAATGGGTAAAATTTATTGTGAAATAAATGAATTTTTAGCAAGGGAGACTGAAGAAATATTCAAATTTTTTGGCTACCGGTCAATTGAAATTCGTTCAGATATGCAAGGAAAACCAAGAATGTTAAGGGCACAGATTAATTAA
- a CDS encoding translation initiation factor produces the protein MIKKLNNLSDLGLVYSTHVSNNSDKEDDLTEQTSFSSQIVRVQLETKHRGGKAVSKIMGLQLTDDKLEELAKFLKQKCGVGGSVKDGEILIQGDHVKKIIEILIQKGFKNTKRTGG, from the coding sequence ATGATAAAAAAGTTAAATAATCTCTCAGATCTCGGACTTGTATATTCCACTCATGTCTCTAATAATTCTGATAAAGAAGATGATTTAACCGAACAAACCTCTTTCAGCAGTCAAATTGTAAGAGTACAATTGGAGACAAAACACAGAGGCGGAAAAGCAGTTTCAAAAATCATGGGGCTGCAATTAACGGATGACAAATTAGAGGAACTTGCAAAATTTTTGAAACAGAAATGTGGTGTAGGAGGCAGTGTAAAAGATGGAGAAATATTAATTCAAGGGGATCATGTAAAAAAGATTATTGAAATCCTAATTCAAAAGGGTTTCAAAAACACCAAGAGAACCGGAGGATGA